Within the Novosphingobium pentaromativorans US6-1 genome, the region CGCCTTCCTGCGCGAAAAGTTCGGCTACGCCTGCGCCCATTCCCGATGATGCGCCGGTCACCACGATGCGGCGGCCTGCCAGTGTATTCCGACTCATTGTGTTCCCCTGACGTGTTTGAATCGATGTCGTGTTTGGATTGAAGTGAGCTGTGCGGGTGCCGATAACGGCGCAGCGGAAGGTTTCTAGCAGCCCCGATGACGAAGCGCGCCATCATGCTCAGTCTTTGAGTTTCCTGGCGAGGATGAACGCCGATTTCGAACGGTCGAACGTCGGGCTGAAGGGCCGGGGCTTGTCGGTCATGTCCTGGAGCAGGGTGTCGATGTCGTCGGTTTCAATCGTGTAGGCGGCGACATAGGGCCATTGCGTGTTGCTCATCACCACCTCGAAGCGCTCCGCCGTCTCGATCCCGTCAAGTGCGAGAAGGTCCGGCAGGTGCGTCGTGCGGTACCATTCGTTGTAGGTTTCCTCGTCGCCCTCGCCAGATGTCGGGCCGTTGAGGGCAAGCAGCAGGTAACGCGCCATGTTCAGTCTCCCACTATTCGAGTTATTGCCATAGGCCTCATTGCCCCTCCGCAATCGCAGCAGCCCCTTGCGGGGTCACGCGGCCGGGGCGCTCCCTCGGGGCCGTGCCGACAAGGGAGGCACGCGATCAGGCCAGCCTGCCGAGGCGGGCGAAATCACCTTCGATCCAGCCGAGCGGCTCGCCCTGGCCGGTATCGGCGCCGGTCACTTCCTCGACTTCGCCGACGAAGAGTTCATGCGTGCCGAAGGCGAGCTTCTCGCTGACCCTGCAGAAGATGTTCGAACAGGCACCCTTCAGGAAAGGCACACCCTCGGCATAGCCCCATTGTTCGCCCTCGAACCGGCGGTCGCGCATGGTGTGGTTTGCGAAGAGCCCGACGAAATTCGTCTGCTCGGTTCCCAGCAGGTTGATGCAGAAGCGTTGCGAGCGCGAAACGACGCCATGCGTTGCGGTGGACTGATTGATTGCCACCAGCATGGATGGCGGTTCCATGCTGACCGGGATGACCGCCGAGGCGACCATGCCCGCGGGCTCTCCACCGCCCGGTTCGCACGTGGTGATGAGCGACACGGGACCGGGAAGCCTCCTCATCGCGAGCTTGAGCTTTGCCGCGATGGCCGCTTGCCGATCCAGGTCGGTGTCCCTCGTGCCCTCGTCACTCATATCCCCGTCACTCATTTCCTCGTTACTTCAGGTGCATTCGACATGGTTGGCCTTGTGGGCCACGCAGGAAACGAGTCGGGCGCACCGATCATGTCGGTGTCGATCTCTGCAATCGAGGGACAGCCAGGCTGCGCCCGGGACGGCGCCTCGCTCTTACTCTACAACTTCCTGAACCGCGGTGCTGCCCTCTGTTTCCTGCTCATCGCGAATCAGCTTCCGCAAAATGCGGCGTGCGCGAATGCCGGCTGCATCGGCCTTGAGTATCAGGGGCTTGTGAGCCAGGAAATCGGTGCTGTTGCCCATCGCTTCCTGCTCTGCCTCGACCATCGGTCCGTCCTGCGTTTCGAAGACCTCGCCCACGCCCTTTTCCATCATGGCGGAAACCTTTTCGTCGTCCTTCGCCATGTTGCGTCCGGTAACCCAGAAATAATGGGTAGACGTTGCGGTTTCCGGCGTCAGGAAGTGGGCCGAAGGCGTGTGGAAACCGCTCGTCTCGATGTCGGCGCCCACTTCGGTGATTGCGGTATTGGCATAGAGCACGCTGGGCGCGTCCCAGCGCACGTCGCCGCGACCGTCGCCGCGTTCGCTGTCCGATCCCCAGAGCATCTTCTGAAAGGCACCGGGCTTCTGGTTGGGGCGTGAAAGGCGCGACCAGACGGTGTTGCCGTCAACTTCGACCCGGTTGTCCCATTCGCTCCAGTGACTGCCGCCCGAGATTTGCGGATGCAGGTAGTTCACGTGGCTGAGGTCGAGCAGGTTGTCGGTGATCAGCTCGTGATGGCCCTGCACCTTCAGGTAGCCGGCTTCGCACTTGAATTCGCCGCTGGTGATGAAGCTGAAATCGGGGATCATCGCAGGCTTGGCATTCTCCGCCTCTCCCATCCATATCCACGCGTAGCCATAGCGTTCCTCGACCGCAAAATGCTGCGTGCAGATCTTGGCAGGATTCTCCTGATCGCCGGCAGGCTTGTCGTCGCACACGCCGTCGGGCCCGAAGCGCAGGCCGTGATAGCCGCAGCGCAGCGAATCGTCTTCCCGCTGCCCCATCGACAAGGGGACGAAGCGGTGCGGGCAGCGATCGTGCAGTGCCGCGATAGAGCCGTCCGACTTGCGATAGAAAGCCACCGGCCTGTCGCAGATTCGCCTGCTGACAACGTCCTCTCCGAAATCGGACGAAGGACCGGCAACATACCAGACGTTTTTCAGGAACATGCGGGACAAACCTCTCTCGAAACGTGGATTATCTAAAATCGTATACCTTTATACCCGAACGCGGCGAGCCGGGCAATAATCTCCAGGGCACGTGCTTGCCACTCGAACTGGCATCTGAAGGCCAGTTTGCAGCGGTAAAGGCTCAGCAAGTGCACTCAGGACGAATCCTTCGCTACAATATATATAAAGATACCTCTATTGCCAAGGCTTCTGTGATGGGGCAAGTCTGCTTGCGATGACAGTGATCGGAGATCTTTCGGGGCGCGCTTTTCTCGTCACCGGCGGTGCGGGCGGATTCGGCAAGGCCAGTGCGCACCTGCTGGTGCGCGATGGCGCGGCCGTTGTGCTGATGGGGCGCACGCACGAAAAGCTGCAACTGGCGCGCAACTCGCTGCGGGCTGCCTGTCCCGGGGCAGCGGTGGTCTGTCATGTCGGCGATGCCAGCCGAAAGGACGACGTGGCGGCAGCCTACCGAACCGTGGCGGAGCTGGGCTCGGTCGGCGGCGCCGTGCTGGTAGTGGGCGGCGCATCGGGTTTCGGGCCGGTCGGCGCGATCGATGCCGATGCTTTCGTGAACGATTACCGGCTCAACGTGGGGTCTGCCCTTGTGGGTGTCCAGGAAGGGCTGGTGCACATGGGGAACGGAGGCTCGATCGTGTGCATTTCTTCCACGGCTGCGAAGCTGACCTTTCCTAACCTGGCATCCTACTGCGCCGCGAAGGCGGGTCTGGAGCAGTTCGTGCGCGCTGCGGCGGACGAACTGGGGCCGCGCGGGGTCCGGGTCAATTGCGTGAGGCCCGGGCTTACCCGTACCGACGGCCTTGAGGCCGCGTTCGCGCGCCCGGGCTATGTCGAGGGGTTCCTTCCTCAAATCCCGCTCGGACGGACCGGCATCCCTGACGAAGTGGCGCAGGCCGTGCGCTATCTTGCCGGGCCTGAATCGCAGTGGGTCACCGGGCAGAGCTTCGCCGTGGACGGCGGCAACGAACTGCGCATGGCGCCCCGCGGCTAGCCGCGCGCAGAAAGAAGAAAAGATCGGAAGAGGAAGTCATATGCATATAACGATGGAAGGCGATGTCGCGCTGGTCACAGGTGGCGGCGCGGGGATCGGGCGCGGGATAGTCACCGCTTTCGTCGAACTGGGCGCCCATGTGATCGTCGCCGAAATCAATGCGGACCATTGCACCGACCTTGAACGCGAATTCGGCAGTGCCGTGTCGGTAGTGGAATGCGACGTCCGCAGGACCGGGGATATGGTGAAGCTGCAGTCTGCGGTGGACGCCTCGGGCGGTCGTCTCGACGTGCTGGTCAACAACGTGGGGCATCATCTGCGCATGTCCGCGCCGTTTGAAGATACCGCGGAAGAAGACTGGGACCGGCTCTACGACATCAATCTGCGTCACATGTTCGTGGTGACGCGGGCGATGATACCGGGTCTTCGCAAGTCGCGGCGCGTGGCTTCGATCATCAACGTCTCTTCGATCGAGGGTTTCCGCTCCTTCCCGGGCAATGTGCCCTACACGGCCTTCAAGCACGCCGTGACCGGCTTCACCCGCGCGCTGGCATTGCAGCTGGCGCCGGACGGGATCCGGGTGAACACGCTTGCGCCCGAGACGACCGATACCGAGCAGGTGCCTCTGGACAAGGTGCTGGACCCCGCATTGCGCCATGAAGCGGATCGAACGATCCCGATGGGCCGCTTCGGCGTGCCGCGCGATCACGCGGGTGTCGCGGTGTTCCTCGCGACCGAGCTTTCGTCGTGGGTGACGGGATCGTCGGTCGTGGTTGACGGTGGCGGTCTGGTCGGTGGACCGTTCCGCCTTTCGCCCGACGACAAGTGGACGAACATGGGCGTCGTTACCGACGTCGCGACCGTCAAGCCGCGCCCGTAGTTCGCGGAAGCCGACAATGCAGCGAGCGGGCTGAAGGATTGATGCCGGCTCCGTGCGCCGTGGGCTGCGCCGCCTTCGGGGGCGACGCGAAAAATCGCAGCGCGTCGGCGCCAACGCGCTTGATTTTGCATCGGCAATTCATGTATCTCAATTAAGAACATGCGATTTGCGAGAGGAACTTTCCAAGATGGCCGCAACACAATCCCATAAGCCCCTTATCGAACTGGCAGGTGGGACATCGCAGTTCATTGACGGCAAGCTCGTTCGCGGGGAAGGGGAAGCCTTCACCGTGGAAAATCCCTCGGACGGCAGCGTGGTGGAGAGCATCGCGGCGGCGTCGATCGACCAGGTCCGCGAAATGATCGCAGCGGCCGGTCGCGCGCAAGTAGAATGGGCCGCGCTGTCGCGAGACGAGCGCATTGCCGCGCTGCGGCCTTTCGTGGCAGCGCTGCGTGCACGCATGCCGGACATGCGCGAGACCCTGATCGCAGAGGCGGGCTGTCCGGGCGGATCCGCACCTTCGGCAGCGGGCATCATGTATTTCCAGACCCATGTCGGCGTGAAGCAGGCCGACGACACGCTCGATCTCTATCGCTCCATGCCCGAATGGGAAGATAACCCGGTTCCGCTCGAGGAACGCACGACTGCGCTGGGTCAGCTGGCACAGAGCGTCATGCACTATTCGCCGGTCGGCGTGGTGGCGGCGATCGCGGCCTATAACTACCCCTTCTATACCGCAATCTGGAAAGTCATTCCCGCTCTGGCAACCGGCAACGCCGTCATCCTGCGGCCAAGCCCGTTGACGCCGATCTCCAGCCTTGTCTTCGCGCAGGCGGCGATCGAGGCGGGCCTTCCCGCCGGCGTTCTCAACGTGATGATCGAGAGCGGGATCGAAGGTGCGCAATTGCTGACCACCGACCCGGGTGTCGACATGGTGGCCTTCACCGGTTCTACGGCTGTGGGTGTACAGGTCGCCAAGCAAGGGGCCGACACGATGAAGCGCCTCCAGCTCGAGCTTGGCGGAAAGTCGGCGCAGATCTTCATGG harbors:
- a CDS encoding DUF4286 family protein, with amino-acid sequence MARYLLLALNGPTSGEGDEETYNEWYRTTHLPDLLALDGIETAERFEVVMSNTQWPYVAAYTIETDDIDTLLQDMTDKPRPFSPTFDRSKSAFILARKLKD
- a CDS encoding flavin reductase family protein; this translates as MSDGDMSDEGTRDTDLDRQAAIAAKLKLAMRRLPGPVSLITTCEPGGGEPAGMVASAVIPVSMEPPSMLVAINQSTATHGVVSRSQRFCINLLGTEQTNFVGLFANHTMRDRRFEGEQWGYAEGVPFLKGACSNIFCRVSEKLAFGTHELFVGEVEEVTGADTGQGEPLGWIEGDFARLGRLA
- a CDS encoding aromatic ring-hydroxylating dioxygenase subunit alpha — protein: MFLKNVWYVAGPSSDFGEDVVSRRICDRPVAFYRKSDGSIAALHDRCPHRFVPLSMGQREDDSLRCGYHGLRFGPDGVCDDKPAGDQENPAKICTQHFAVEERYGYAWIWMGEAENAKPAMIPDFSFITSGEFKCEAGYLKVQGHHELITDNLLDLSHVNYLHPQISGGSHWSEWDNRVEVDGNTVWSRLSRPNQKPGAFQKMLWGSDSERGDGRGDVRWDAPSVLYANTAITEVGADIETSGFHTPSAHFLTPETATSTHYFWVTGRNMAKDDEKVSAMMEKGVGEVFETQDGPMVEAEQEAMGNSTDFLAHKPLILKADAAGIRARRILRKLIRDEQETEGSTAVQEVVE
- a CDS encoding SDR family NAD(P)-dependent oxidoreductase, giving the protein MTVIGDLSGRAFLVTGGAGGFGKASAHLLVRDGAAVVLMGRTHEKLQLARNSLRAACPGAAVVCHVGDASRKDDVAAAYRTVAELGSVGGAVLVVGGASGFGPVGAIDADAFVNDYRLNVGSALVGVQEGLVHMGNGGSIVCISSTAAKLTFPNLASYCAAKAGLEQFVRAAADELGPRGVRVNCVRPGLTRTDGLEAAFARPGYVEGFLPQIPLGRTGIPDEVAQAVRYLAGPESQWVTGQSFAVDGGNELRMAPRG
- a CDS encoding SDR family NAD(P)-dependent oxidoreductase; the encoded protein is MHITMEGDVALVTGGGAGIGRGIVTAFVELGAHVIVAEINADHCTDLEREFGSAVSVVECDVRRTGDMVKLQSAVDASGGRLDVLVNNVGHHLRMSAPFEDTAEEDWDRLYDINLRHMFVVTRAMIPGLRKSRRVASIINVSSIEGFRSFPGNVPYTAFKHAVTGFTRALALQLAPDGIRVNTLAPETTDTEQVPLDKVLDPALRHEADRTIPMGRFGVPRDHAGVAVFLATELSSWVTGSSVVVDGGGLVGGPFRLSPDDKWTNMGVVTDVATVKPRP
- a CDS encoding aldehyde dehydrogenase family protein; translated protein: MAATQSHKPLIELAGGTSQFIDGKLVRGEGEAFTVENPSDGSVVESIAAASIDQVREMIAAAGRAQVEWAALSRDERIAALRPFVAALRARMPDMRETLIAEAGCPGGSAPSAAGIMYFQTHVGVKQADDTLDLYRSMPEWEDNPVPLEERTTALGQLAQSVMHYSPVGVVAAIAAYNYPFYTAIWKVIPALATGNAVILRPSPLTPISSLVFAQAAIEAGLPAGVLNVMIESGIEGAQLLTTDPGVDMVAFTGSTAVGVQVAKQGADTMKRLQLELGGKSAQIFMEDALDKVIPAAAGVCLSHAGQGCVLGTRIFVPEERKAEVMQGMKALFESVKIGPASADDTVLGPLISRAQVERCERFVELATQAGAKVVCGGKRPEGLDGYFYEATVLDTPDNANPAAQEEIFGPVICVIGYTDIDHAIAMANDTPFGLSGYVFGADKKAALAVAKRLKTGTVNVNGGLNSAYASSGGHRMSGVGRERGPDGLRLYQNATNLTMAA